The Aquificaceae bacterium genome contains the following window.
TTCCTCTCAACAGACCATATTTATAGTGGAGGGTTGAAAGATGGACCAGGAACTATTCTTTCTTGAAGACCTGCTCTTTAAAAGCACCGCTCAGGAGATAGAAGAAAGATATGAGGAGGTGGTCCAGCTCTATGCCCACGACCCGGAAATTCTCAACATTGCCAAAAGCATAAAGGGTATGTGCGACTACATAATGCAGACCTACAGGGAGATTCCAAACCCCGAGAAAAAGCTTGAAGAGAGCCTCTACACAACCCTCTATCAGGTGCTGAGAGACCTGAATATCACACTCTACGACCTTTCCATAGCGGAGGGCGAACAGATATACTACGTTCTATCCTCCGCCTACCAGAAGCTCAACGGAGCCAACAACCTCTTAGAGAGGCTCGTCTAATCTCCTGATAAAGCATACACCCAGAAGAAGGCAGAAAAAGGAGTAATAAAGCCACACAAGAAAAAGAAGTGGTGAGCCTATAACGCTATAAAGAGGGCTTGCACTTAGCAGTTTTACCACGATAAGTGAAAAGAGTTTATTCAGAAGCAAAAGCAAAAAGGCAACAAAGGCAGAAGCAAGGAAAACTTGCCTTCTGGGGCGAAAGTATGAAGAGTAAAGCATGCCGAGTATGGAGAAAAGAAGCATAAAGTTGAGTAGCTCTGTAAGCCTCTGATATAGGCTGCCAAGGTATGACTTGCTCAGGGCAAGCAGGGCTACTGCAAGGGATAGGACTGCTGTGTAGAGAACAAGCAGAAAAGGCATGTATACCCAGAAGAAGACCTCACTCTCTAAGGGCTTTTTCCGGTAAACAAAGCCAAAGGATATGTTGAGAGTCTTGGCAAAAGAGAGGGAAAAGTAATATGCAAGAGCAAGGGACAGAAGCGAACCAGAGGCTCTTTTTTCGTAAATGGGCAGGAGCTTGTCAAAGACCAGCTCCGCATGAGAAGGGAAAAGACCCTTCGCATACTCATAAACCCTTACAGGTTCAAGAAGAGGCAGATACATGGACACAAAGCCAAGAAGCATTATCACAGAGCCCACAACGGTAAGAAATTGATAGGTGAGCGAGGCACTGTGATAGCCAAGGTTTTCTCTGAAGGAATCCAGGAGGGAGAAAAGGAGAGCCCTAAAAAACCTTCGCATCTTCTATGGTGTATTTCACGTAACCGTTAATTGGGCTTTTGAAGGTGTAGGTGTTTCCCTCCCTGTGCAGTATGTAGCTGGGGCTTATGGGAACCTTTCCCTTACCGCCGGGGAGGTCTACCGCATAGGTGGGTATTCCCATGCCCGATATTCTGCCTCTGAGAAACTCCATTATTTCAAGACCCTTCTCAAGGCTCGTTCTGAAGTGCACAGCCCCCTTGACAGGGTCACAGTGAAAGAGATACACTGGACGCACCTTTATTCTCAGAAGCTTTCTCATTAGCTCAAGCATAACCTCAGGCTTATCATTCACACCCTTTAAAAGAACTGTCTGATTGTTAACTGGCACTCCGTGTTTCAGAAGGTTCTCAACAGCCTCTGCGGACTCTTCTGTAATCTCTGCAGGATGGTTGAAGTGTGTGTTTATCCATACAGGAGAGTGCCTTTCAAGAAGCTTCAGAAGTTCTTTATCAAAAAACCTCTGGGGTGCAAGCACGGGAAGCCTTGTGCCAATCCTTATGACTTCCACATGGGGAATTTCTCTTATTTTTGAGAGCACATAGCTCAGCTTTTCGTTGCTCACCGAAAGAGGCTCACCGCCGGAGAGGAGCACTTCCCTTACCTCTTGGTTAGCCCTCACATACTCTATAAACTTGTCAATTTCCTCCCTTGTCCTTGACCTTTCACCCTCCTGAAAAATCCTCTTTCTCATGCAGTGCCTGCAGTAGACTGCGCAGAAGGTGGTGAGGGTAAAAAGCACCCTGTCAGGGTATCTGTGCGTAAGCCCCGGGATGTCTCCCTCTTCCCTGAAGGGGTCCGGCTCTCCCATGCTCTGAACCCTTTCCTCCACCTCCACCACCCTTGGAATTGCCTGAAGCCTTATCGGGTCGCTTGGGTCGCTTGGGTTTATAAGAGAAAGGTAATAGGGCGTTATAGCCATGGGATAGAGCCCTTCAGTGCGGTCTATGCCCTCTTCCTCTTCTGGTGTTAAATCTATGTATCTTCTTAACTCCTCCTTTGTCCTTATCCTGTTTTGCACCTGCCAGTGGTAGCTATGCCAGAGCTCCTCGGGAACATGGGAAAAAAACCTTCTCATGGCAGAGATATAATTATCTCACATATGAAACTTGCTGTCCTCACTGGTGCAGGCATATCTGCAGAAAGCGGTATTCCCACCTTCAGAGGAAAAGATGGTCTCTGGAGAAATTTCAGACCTGAGGAACTGGCAACTCCGGAGGCTTTTGCAAGAAATCCTGTGCTTGTGTGGGAGTGGTATCTTTGGAGAAGGAGTATAATCGCAAAAGCGGAGCCAAATGAAGGACACATGGTCCTTGTAGAGCTTGAAAGAAGGCTTGGCGATGGCTTTTTGCTCATAACCCAGAATGTGGATGGGCTTCATCAAAAGGCGGGCTCACAGAGGATTGTGGAACTGCATGGAAACATATGGAAAGTCAGATGTCTTGCCTGCGGGCTTGTGTATTACGATTACAGAACCTCTTATGAGGACCTTCCACCCAAGTGCAGAGGATGTGGTGGTCTTATCCGTCCTCACGTGGTCTGGTTTGGAGAAAGCCTCCCAGAGAATGCTCTCAGCACCGCTTACCTGTGGGCTCAATCATGCCAGGTATTTGTATCCATAGGCACATCTGCAGTGGTATATCCCGCGGCAGAGCTTCCCTTCATAGCCAAGAGGTATGGCGCAAAGGTCATAGAAATAAACCCAGAAAGCACGCCCCTTTCTTCCATAGCGGATGTTATAATTAGAGAGCCAGCCAGCACAGGCGTAAAAAAACTTCTGGAGGTCTTATGAAGATTCACCTGATGGGTTCTGACCAAAGGATTGTTAGGTGTGCACGTGTTTCTTTTGGTAAAGATGAAGAGGTTGACAGGGAAAGAGACACAAGGCTCATAAAATACCTTCTTCAGCACAGGCATGCTTCGCCCTTTGAACATGTGGTTATTGCCTTTGAGGGCAGCAGGGAACTATGGCTCAGCATACTCAATAAACTTCCAAGCCCTGCGGTGCAGGTTTATTATTCTGGAGGATACCTGTGGGTAAACCTCAGAAACTACATAAATGCTGTGGAGCTATTCCCGCCAGAGGTTGAAGGTCTCCTCTGCGAAAGATTGCCGGCAACAACTGCAATCATGAGGGGTAAAGAACCGGATGGCTACTCCACAGATACAGCCTACATGAAGGAAAGAAGAGAAACCTCCTCCGGCTGGGTAGGTCTTGTGGACAGCCTTGAGCTGGGGACGGATATGGACTACTATGCCTTTGTGGTGGAGTGTCCCCTCTTTGTTGCCCGCCAGTGGCACAGGCACAGGTTTGGCTCCTACAACGAGGTTAGCAGAAGGTATGTGAGCTACGAGCCTGAATTTTACGTTCCTGAGTATCTGAGAAAACAGGCAAAGAGCAACAAACAGGCTTCCCTTGAAGAACCTGTGGAGGAGCCATGGAACTCCCTTTTCCTCAAAAAGATAAGGTGGTATATACAGGACCTTCAAGAGCTATACAGGGCAATGACAGAAAAGGGAATTGCAAGGGAGCTGGCAAGGGGCATACTGCCCCAGTTTATGAAGACAAGGTTTTACTGGACCGTTCCCAGAGTATCTCTTGACAACTTTATAAGCCTGAGAACCCATGAGGGTGCGCAGAAGGAGATAAGAGAGTTTGCAATGGCTATAAAGGAGCTCGTGGGTTACAGAGGAAGCGATAAAAGCCTCAGACTGTAGCAGCCTCCAGAGGAAGGACGCTTACTACCTTTTTATTTCTTCTGCTTTCAAACTTAACAACGCCATCAACCAGAGCAAAGAGGGTGAAGTCCGAACCCATACCCACATTTACGCCGGGATAAACCTTTGTCCCTCTCTGTCTTATGAGAATATTTCCTGCCCTGACAAGCTGACCATCATGCCTCTTTACGCCAAGCCTTTTGGAATGACTGTCCCTTCCGTTTCTTGTTGAACCTCCACTTGCCTTGGATGCCATATCAGACCTCCTTTATATCCTTTATCAGTATCTCTGTGTAAGGCTGTCTGTGTCCTCTCCAGCGTTTGTAGTTCTTTTTTGCCCTGAACTTGAAGACGGTGACTTTCCTTTGTCTGTCGTGGGAAAGAACCTCAGCCACAACCCTACCCTTACCAAGCTCTACAGAGCCGTCTTCTTTTCTCAAAAGTATGGGGGTTAACTCGATGGTTGAGCCAGCATCGTAGGGCAACCTCTCTACCCTCAATTTCAGACCCTTTTCAACCTTATACTGTTTTCCACCTGTTTCTATAATTGCGTACATCCTACCTCTCCGAAAGAAAAAGCTAAAAAAACGCAAGGGGGGCAATGCCCCCAGGTTTTTATTTCTTCTGCTCTCCTGCGGGCTGCTGCTGTTCTGCAGGCTTCTGCTCTGCAGGTTGCTGCTGTTGCTGCTGTTGCTCCGCAGGCTGTGCAGGCTGAGCTGGCTGTGCAGGCTGCTCCTGTGCAGGCTGAGCTGGCTGTGCAGGCTGTTCAGCAGGCTTTTGCTGGCAGGATGCTGCCAGGAGTGCAAGGCTTGCAACTCCGAGTGCTATGAACTTCCTCATTTTAGCTACCTCCTTTATAGGTTATATAAGCTAACATTATACAGCCTGTCAAGTTAGACTGTCAAGTTCCTTGAGAAGGGACCCTACGTGCCCCTTTGCCTTTACATTGTAGAGAGCCTTTAATATCTTACCCTCTGGAGCTATCACAAAAGTGCTCCTGATAACACCCTCTGTTTCCTTCCCATACATCTTCTTTTTGCCATAAGCTCCATAAGCCCTCAAGACCTCTTTTTTAGGGTCGCTGAGAAGGGTAAAGTTCAGTCCGTATTTTTCCCTGAACTTTCTATGGGACTGAACACTGTCTGGGCTTATACCTACCACCCTGAAACCTTTTGACTTCAGGCTGTTGAGGTTATCTCTGAAATCACATGCCTCCTGAGTGCAACCCGGAGTGTCATCCTTTGGGTAAAAGTAAAGTATGAGTGGCGAAGAAAGAAGGTCTTTAAGGCAAAACCTTCCTTCCCTTCCTTCTTCATCTATTCCTTCAAGACAGAACTCTGGAGCAAGGTCTCCTTCTTTCAGCATGCTAATATTATACGACAGGTGGGGGGACCTGCCCCCACCATTCTCATCCGTATGTGTCACCTTCGGGTTTAACTGCCTCTATCCTCAGGAGAGCATCATCGGGAGTTACATTGTCCCCGGGCTTTACGAATATCTTCTTGACCACGCCCGTTATGGGAGCATGTATTTCATTTTCCATCTTCATGGCTTCCACTATGGCTACCGTCTGTCCTTCAGAAACTGGCTGACCTTCCTGCACGAGAACCCTGACCACCCTTCCGGGCATGGGTGCAGTGGCGTCTCCGGGCTGGGTTGCTTTTGGTATGCCCTTTTCCTCCGCCTGAGCCACAGCCTGAGGCACACCTCCAGAGGGTATGGCTTCAAGCTGAGGAGTTAGCTGGACTTCCTCCAGTCTTCCGTCAACCCTCACATAGTATTTTCTTGGTTTTCCTGGTTCAGCGTGGGCGCTCACGCCCTCAACTTTAACTTTGAACTTCTCACCATGGTATATAACCTCAAACTCCACAGGGGCTGCGCCGGGGACAGTGCCGGGTTTTACCTCTGTGGCTTCTGCAAGCTCTTCCATAGGCTCTGCCACCAGTTCTCCCTTCTCCCTTGCCGCAAGAAAGTCCTTTGCCTGCATGGGGAAAAGGGCATACAGAAGCACCTCTTCATCTGTGGGCTCCTTTCCAAGAAGGGCCCTTGTCTCCTCGTAGGCCCTGTCCCAGTCAGTGGGGTCTGCAAGGTCTGCAGCCCTTATGGAAAAGTCTGGCTCTTTTCCTGGTCCCAGTATTTTCTCAGCCAGTTCTCTGGAAATTGGACCCGGTGGCTTTCCGTATTTGCCCTCCACGTAGTCTCTGACTTCCTTGGTTATTACCTTGTATCTTTCACCGGATATTACATTCAGAACTGCCTGAACACCCACTATCTGAGAAGAGGGAGTCAGCAGCGGCGGATATCCAAGGTCTCTTTCCACGTTTGGAACCTCTTCAAGAGCCTCCTCTATCTTATCTATGGCGTTTGCTTCTATGAGCTGAGCTACCATGTTGGATATCATTCCACCCGGTATCTTGTGTATAAGCACCTTGGCGTTCACGCCTGCGTATTCCGTCTCATACTTTTTGTATTTTTTGCGTATCTGCTTCGTAATCTCGGCACATTCTTCTATTTTCTTTAGGTCCAGTCCCGTGTCAAAGGGTGTGCCCTCCAGCATGGCAACAACGGACTCCGTTGCGGGGTGGGATGAACCAAAGGCGAGGGGTGAAAGGACTGTGTCCACCATGTCCACGCCAGCCAGTATGGCCATCATGTGGTTTACTATGGCTGTTCCGCTCATGTCGTGGTTGTGAAGAAGAACTGGGAGCCTTCCACCAGTAGCTTCTTTTATCCTCTTTATGATGGTGTAGGTCTCAAGGGGCATGATTATGCCCGTTGCATCCTTAAAAGACAGCCAGTCCGCACCCATCTCCGCAATCTCGAGGGCATACTCCACCCACTTTTCTATGGTATGAACTGGGCTCCTTGTGTAGCTTATCTCTGCGTGGGCTTCCCCGCCCAGCTCCTTTATTGCCCTCACTGCAGTCTGTATATTTCTGTTGTCGTTGAGGGCATCAAAGACCCTGAAGACGGTTATACCGTTGGCAATAGACCTTTCCACAAACTTGTAGACCAGTTTGTCAGACTTGGGCCTGTATCCCACGATATTCTGACCCCTGAAAAGCATCTGCAGTTTAGTGTTTGGCATGACCTCCTTTATGCGCCTGAGCCTTTCCCATGGGTCCTCTTTCAGGTATCTCAGGCAAACGTCATAAGTGGCACCGCCCCACACCTCAACCGCATAGAAGCCCACCTTGTCCAGCTTTTCACACAGGGGAAGAAGGTCATCGGTTCGCACGCGCGTTGCCAGCTTGCACTGCTGTCCGTCTCTTGGTGTGAGGTCTGTGATAAGTATCTTTTTCTTGAAGCCAGACCTTTCCAGCTCCTTGAGCTGTGCCTGAATCTCTTCCATTATCTCCACAGCCTGCATGCCTTACCTCCTTTAGAGTCCATGGTATGCGGCTATAGCCGCAGATATAAAGGCTACAAAATCTTCCTTGTTTCTCACCTCCTCATACTCAAAGAGATGAGGATGTGTTTCAAGATATTTTGTGTTAAATCTGCCTGCCCTGAAATCTGGGTCTTTCATGATTTCTATGAGAAGTGGTATGGTGGTTTTTATGCCCGTTATCTCATAGGTCTCAAGGGCCGCCTTCATTCTGTCTATGGCAACTTCCCACTGGGGTGCCCAGACTATGAGCTTGGCTATCATGGAATCATAATAGGGTGAAATCTCATATCCCCTTGATGCGGCGTGCTCTACTCTTATGCCAAAGCCACCGGGAGCATAGTATCTCTCTATGGTCCCTATGCTGGGGGCAAA
Protein-coding sequences here:
- the cfiA gene encoding 2-oxoglutarate carboxylase large subunit, encoding MQAVEIMEEIQAQLKELERSGFKKKILITDLTPRDGQQCKLATRVRTDDLLPLCEKLDKVGFYAVEVWGGATYDVCLRYLKEDPWERLRRIKEVMPNTKLQMLFRGQNIVGYRPKSDKLVYKFVERSIANGITVFRVFDALNDNRNIQTAVRAIKELGGEAHAEISYTRSPVHTIEKWVEYALEIAEMGADWLSFKDATGIIMPLETYTIIKRIKEATGGRLPVLLHNHDMSGTAIVNHMMAILAGVDMVDTVLSPLAFGSSHPATESVVAMLEGTPFDTGLDLKKIEECAEITKQIRKKYKKYETEYAGVNAKVLIHKIPGGMISNMVAQLIEANAIDKIEEALEEVPNVERDLGYPPLLTPSSQIVGVQAVLNVISGERYKVITKEVRDYVEGKYGKPPGPISRELAEKILGPGKEPDFSIRAADLADPTDWDRAYEETRALLGKEPTDEEVLLYALFPMQAKDFLAAREKGELVAEPMEELAEATEVKPGTVPGAAPVEFEVIYHGEKFKVKVEGVSAHAEPGKPRKYYVRVDGRLEEVQLTPQLEAIPSGGVPQAVAQAEEKGIPKATQPGDATAPMPGRVVRVLVQEGQPVSEGQTVAIVEAMKMENEIHAPITGVVKKIFVKPGDNVTPDDALLRIEAVKPEGDTYG
- the thyX gene encoding FAD-dependent thymidylate synthase gives rise to the protein MKIHLMGSDQRIVRCARVSFGKDEEVDRERDTRLIKYLLQHRHASPFEHVVIAFEGSRELWLSILNKLPSPAVQVYYSGGYLWVNLRNYINAVELFPPEVEGLLCERLPATTAIMRGKEPDGYSTDTAYMKERRETSSGWVGLVDSLELGTDMDYYAFVVECPLFVARQWHRHRFGSYNEVSRRYVSYEPEFYVPEYLRKQAKSNKQASLEEPVEEPWNSLFLKKIRWYIQDLQELYRAMTEKGIARELARGILPQFMKTRFYWTVPRVSLDNFISLRTHEGAQKEIREFAMAIKELVGYRGSDKSLRL
- the rpmA gene encoding 50S ribosomal protein L27 — protein: MASKASGGSTRNGRDSHSKRLGVKRHDGQLVRAGNILIRQRGTKVYPGVNVGMGSDFTLFALVDGVVKFESRRNKKVVSVLPLEAATV
- a CDS encoding peroxiredoxin codes for the protein MLKEGDLAPEFCLEGIDEEGREGRFCLKDLLSSPLILYFYPKDDTPGCTQEACDFRDNLNSLKSKGFRVVGISPDSVQSHRKFREKYGLNFTLLSDPKKEVLRAYGAYGKKKMYGKETEGVIRSTFVIAPEGKILKALYNVKAKGHVGSLLKELDSLT
- a CDS encoding KamA family radical SAM protein; the protein is MRRFFSHVPEELWHSYHWQVQNRIRTKEELRRYIDLTPEEEEGIDRTEGLYPMAITPYYLSLINPSDPSDPIRLQAIPRVVEVEERVQSMGEPDPFREEGDIPGLTHRYPDRVLFTLTTFCAVYCRHCMRKRIFQEGERSRTREEIDKFIEYVRANQEVREVLLSGGEPLSVSNEKLSYVLSKIREIPHVEVIRIGTRLPVLAPQRFFDKELLKLLERHSPVWINTHFNHPAEITEESAEAVENLLKHGVPVNNQTVLLKGVNDKPEVMLELMRKLLRIKVRPVYLFHCDPVKGAVHFRTSLEKGLEIMEFLRGRISGMGIPTYAVDLPGGKGKVPISPSYILHREGNTYTFKSPINGYVKYTIEDAKVF
- a CDS encoding YhjD/YihY/BrkB family envelope integrity protein; this translates as MRRFFRALLFSLLDSFRENLGYHSASLTYQFLTVVGSVIMLLGFVSMYLPLLEPVRVYEYAKGLFPSHAELVFDKLLPIYEKRASGSLLSLALAYYFSLSFAKTLNISFGFVYRKKPLESEVFFWVYMPFLLVLYTAVLSLAVALLALSKSYLGSLYQRLTELLNFMLLFSILGMLYSSYFRPRRQVFLASAFVAFLLLLLNKLFSLIVVKLLSASPLYSVIGSPLLFLVWLYYSFFCLLLGVCFIRRLDEPL
- the rplU gene encoding 50S ribosomal protein L21 produces the protein MYAIIETGGKQYKVEKGLKLRVERLPYDAGSTIELTPILLRKEDGSVELGKGRVVAEVLSHDRQRKVTVFKFRAKKNYKRWRGHRQPYTEILIKDIKEV
- a CDS encoding NAD-dependent deacylase, producing the protein MGKKPSHGRDIIISHMKLAVLTGAGISAESGIPTFRGKDGLWRNFRPEELATPEAFARNPVLVWEWYLWRRSIIAKAEPNEGHMVLVELERRLGDGFLLITQNVDGLHQKAGSQRIVELHGNIWKVRCLACGLVYYDYRTSYEDLPPKCRGCGGLIRPHVVWFGESLPENALSTAYLWAQSCQVFVSIGTSAVVYPAAELPFIAKRYGAKVIEINPESTPLSSIADVIIREPASTGVKKLLEVL